A window of Metabacillus sp. B2-18 contains these coding sequences:
- a CDS encoding DUF3983 domain-containing protein produces the protein MVANKRKHKKRLGKLINKRIKEADKQRVESNWRNIFVKKGILKEEILNDK, from the coding sequence TTGGTAGCTAATAAAAGAAAGCACAAAAAACGATTGGGTAAGTTAATAAACAAAAGAATTAAAGAAGCGGATAAACAGAGAGTTGAGAGCAACTGGAGAAATATATTCGTAAAGAAAGGAATTCTAAAGGAGGAGATTCTTAATGATAAGTAA